One segment of Podarcis muralis chromosome 17, rPodMur119.hap1.1, whole genome shotgun sequence DNA contains the following:
- the LOC114587422 gene encoding olfactory receptor 12D3-like, whose amino-acid sequence MGLHFVALRSHGKGRQSHNSSLPHLIHGVLQTPMYFFIGNLASIDIFYFSTTVPKVFVGLASHSNRISFAGRIAQMFFFHFLGSTEAMLLSIMGYDRYLAICHPLHYPVLMNRQLRWTLAALVWTAGFFHSLLHAIMMSQLSFCQDNKVEHFFCDISPLLALSCSDTWLNEALLAGVTGSTIMGCFALTLTSYALILRAVVAMRSAKGLQRAFSTCGAHLTVVALHYCSAGAMHLRPHSEGQCLVLTIFNLYSCRVPQIDSNNSFKSSL is encoded by the exons ATGGGGCTCCATTTTGTGGCCTTGAGAAGCCATGGGAAAGGGAGACAGTCCCACAACAGCTCCCTGCCACACCTCATCCATGGTGTG CTCCAGACACCCATGTACTTCTTCATTGGCAATCTGGCCTCCATTGACATCTTTTACTTCTCCACCACCGTCCCCAAGGTGTTTGTGGGGCTAGCCTCCCATAGCAATCGTATTTCCTTTGCAGGGCGCATTGCCCAGATGTTCTTCTTCCATTTTCTAGGCAGCACTGAAGCTATGCTGTTGTCCATTATGGGCTACGACCGTTATTTGGCCATCTGCCATCCACTCCACTACCCTGTCCTGATGAATCGCCAGTTGCGCTGGACCCTAGCTGCCTTGGTGTGGACAGCTGGCTTCTTCCACTCACTCCTCCATGCCATCATGATGTCCCAGCTCTCCTTCTGTCAAGACAACAAGGTGGAGCACTTCTTCTGTGATATATCTCCACTCCTGGCACTCTCCTGCTCCGACACCTGGCTCAACGAGGCCTTGTTAGCTGGGGTCACTGGCTCCACCATCATGGGTTGCTTTGCCTTAACTCTGACATCCTATGCTCTCATTCTAAGGGCAGTGGTGGCCATGCGCTCAGCAAAAGGTCTCCAACGTGCCTTCTCCACCTGTGGGGCTCACCTCACTGTAGTGGCCCTCCATTACTGCTCTGCTGGAGCTATGCATCTACGGCCACACTCGGAGG GTCAATGTCTGGTTCTCACGatctttaatctctacagctgtagagttcCCCAGATCGACTCCaacaacagtttcaaaagctccctctag